Proteins encoded by one window of Pelecanus crispus isolate bPelCri1 chromosome 8, bPelCri1.pri, whole genome shotgun sequence:
- the LOC104038144 gene encoding kazal-type serine protease inhibitor domain-containing protein 1 — translation MKHPMVTAVLVVLVQVSQSFPALYHRGWWRLLKEGDSCGKCDLALCSEPKGCPAGTVLDRCGCCPECGNVEGQICDLDQGNHFYGQCGDNLECRLDADEARFGEVPEPQCVCKSQESICGPEGKTYENICQFNKAYATKRNISMKHKGPCESAPVISMPPQDVQNFTGNDVIFGCEVSAYPMPHLEWKKKGNKMFLPGDDTHISVQARGGPQKYGVTGWLQIQGLKKSDEGVYICHTKNKYGATYASARLKVIDGSSPAFAFTAGSRSASYSIEYGDYYDHSDDEDEEEYESGDYEN, via the exons ATGAAGCACCCGATGGTTACAGCAGTGCTGGTAGTACTGGTGCAGGTTTCTCAGAGTTTTCCTGCCTTGTACCACCGAGGTTGGTGGAGGCTGTTAAAGGAAGGAGATAGTTGTGGAAAATGCGATTTGGCACTCTGCTCTGAGCCAAAAGGCTGTCCAGCCGGGACTGTATTGGACCGTTGCGGCTGCTGTCCTGAATGTGGAAATGTGGAAGGTCAGATCTGCGACTTGGACCAGGGTAATCATTTTTACGGGCAATGTGGGGACAACCTTGAGTGCAGGTTGGATGCTGATGAAGCAAGGTTTGGGGAAGTCCCTGAACCCCAGTGTGTGTGCAAGTCTCAAGAGAGCATCTGCGGACCTGAAGGGAAAACCTATGAGAACATCTGTCAATTCAACAAGGCTTATGCTACGAAAAGAAATATCAGCATGAAACATAAAGGACCATGTGAATCAG CTCCTGTTATTTCTATGCCACCTCAGGATGTCCAGAATTTCACAGGCAATGATGTCATTTTTGGCTGTGAGGTGTCAGCCTATCCTATGCCACAccttgaatggaaaaaaaaggggaataaAATGTTTCTGCCAGGAGATGACACCCACATCTCAGTACAG GCAAGAGGTGGGCCTCAGAAGTATGGTGTGACAGGCTGGCTGCAGATTCAAGGCCTCAAAAAATCAGATGAAGGCGTTTACATCTGCCACACCAAAAATAAGTATGGTGCAACATACGCCTCCGCAAGATTGAAAGTCAttgatg GCTCATCTCCTGCATTTGCATTTACTGCTGGCAGTAGAAGTGCAAGCTACAGCATTGAATATGGGGACTATTATGACCATTCTGAtgatgaagatgaggaagaataTGAATCTGGGGACTACGAAAATTGA